DNA sequence from the Candidatus Limnocylindrales bacterium genome:
TCGCATCCAGATCGTCGACGCGCAGCATGAGCGCGGCCATGCCGACCTCATCCATCGAGCGAGGCTGGTGGCGCGTCGCAGGCGCCGGATGCCGGTACTCGAACAGCGCCAAACGCACGCCGTCGCGCTCCAGAAACACGGTGGTCTGATCGACGTCCTTCAGGCGCAGCAGCCGGTCGGCGTCCGCGCCCTTGACGTCCACCTTGGTCAGCGTGCGGAAGCCCAGCAGGTCTCGGTAGAAGGGAATCGATGCGGCCAGGCTGGTGACGCAGATTCCCAGATGTCCGAAGCGCAGAACGGCCATCGACGTGCCCGCCTCAGGCGGCAGCGAAGCGCTCGCGCAGCCAGCCGGTGACGATTGCCATCGCTTCGTCGCGACCCTTGGCTGCGGGCTTGCACTTCGGCGGCAGGCCCAGGTGGTCGCCGTCGACGTAGTGGATGAGCTTGTCGGACGCTCCGCTCTCGCGGTGAATGGCTTCCAGGTCCGGAATGAACACGACGTTGTCGCTGGTGTAGCTGATGACCAGCGTCGGCACCTGCACCTTGGGAATGCACTGCAGCGTGTTGGCGCGCGAGGACAGGCCCGACCACGTCGACAGCCAGGCGCGCGGCGTCTGGTACTTCCCGAAACCGGCTTCGATGTAGTTGAAGAGGTCGGGACGCGGCGAGAAGAACGAGCCGTAGTCGCGCTCGGAGGCGTGGATCGACATGTCGGTGTAGGCGGGGTTGGCCTCGGTGCGATGGATCTCCATGTAGCGGCCCACCAGGGCCCGGCGCCACACGAACTCCTTCTGCTTGAGCGAGAGGCCCTCGAAGTTCTCATCGGCCATCTCGCGCTGGAAGTGCCGCTGGACGTCCATGCAGTTGCGCGCGATCGCGTCGATGCGCGCCACGCGGTGGCGCTGCGCCGCGCGGTAGCGTGTCAGAAACTCGGCGCTGTACGTGCTCGACTGGCTCGGCTCGGCAAAGCCGTTGTCGGGGTTGTACATGTCGAGCTCGCTGTCGATGGACAGCGCGTCCTCCTCGTGCGTCAGCGACGGATCGATGCACGTCAGCATCAGGCAGCCCTGGCCGAGATGGGTCGCGAGCTGGATCAGGCCGTCGGCCTCCGGGAGCGTGAACGCGTTCAGATCGTAGGGGTCGCCCGCCGCGGTCGTGGTCAGTCGCGCCGGCGGCGGCGTCGACGCCTGCGACTGGTAGAACGTGTAGAGCGCGCCGCCGCCGCTGTTGCCCAGGAGCACGACGTGCTCGAAGCCGCGCTTCTTGAGCTCGAGGATGCCGGCGGCGACGTCGCAGATCAGCGTCTCGTGGACGAGGGCGATGTCGTTGTTGACGGCACGGCCGGCCTGACCGAAGGCGGCGTAGCCTTCCTCGAGCAGATACGGGATCGCGTAGTGCCGGCTCATGTCGCCGCGCGGGTGCATCATGCAGACGACGGTGCGCTCGCCGCCGCGGCTGTAGAGGACGCCATGCGATTCGCCGCGGTCCTGTGCGATCAGCGGGATGTTCTCGACATTGGTGCCCGACGGCAGGCGATCGAAGGACCAAAGGCTAGGCCCGAGCTGCGTGTAGCGGAGAAGCTGGATGGCCATCGGCAAGCCTCGTGGGGAGCGGCGGCGCGGCGGCGCTAGCCGTCGCGCTTCCCGCTGATCAGCTGCACGTCGCTGCGCAGCGCGGCACGCGCCTCGGGCGCGATGGTCAATGGGCGGACCGCATCGATATTGACCGCCTGCAGATCGTAATAGCTGATCGCGTCCCAATGCTGCTCGGCCATCGCGCGGGCCTGCTCGCCGGGGCCGTGCACCGCGCCGCGCGGATGCACCATGAACGTGGCCTTGAGCATCGGGGCGCCCATCATCGTTCCGTCGTGCAGGAAGCCGATCTCGTCGTAGTCCATGTTGCGGTGGTAGTAGGGAAGGCGCGAGACACCGCGCTCCATCTCGGCGGGGCGCGGGACGAAGTTGCAGACGACGAAGCCGGGGCCCTGGAACAAAGCGAACGCGGTGGGCGGCACGTGGTTGCGGTCGCTGACGACCGCCCGGAAGTCGAGGTTGTGGAAGCGGAACGGGAACAGGTCCCCCTTCCAGCCCACGACGTCCAGCGGGTGATGATCGTAGAAGAACGACGTGATCATGCCGCAGCGCTTGACGCGCACCTCGTATTCCCTGCGGCCGTCACCATCGTAGGCCTTGGGCTCGGGTGCCTCGATGACCGTCGGATCGTAGGG
Encoded proteins:
- a CDS encoding VOC family protein; protein product: MAVLRFGHLGICVTSLAASIPFYRDLLGFRTLTKVDVKGADADRLLRLKDVDQTTVFLERDGVRLALFEYRHPAPATRHQPRSMDEVGMAALMLRVDDLDATLAAMRAAGVNVLEDTLTDYPEFRSRLVFVTDPDATLIELVQIPGDPYAPFGKPFEG
- a CDS encoding homogentisate 1,2-dioxygenase; protein product: MKSWIHLAKGRYPRQAHVQVPEGLKEEEIGRGGFQGRAAEVYRLHEPTAWTRVEGDFAPMDVDGSIIDASDRTDPCGGLTRCFYNDDLTISVSRRSEPMPFWLRNADGDELWFVHRGTGVMETEFGPLEFRPGHYIVLPKGVTYRLVPETRDNYFLHIECTGEIALAEHTLLGRHNPYDPTVIEAPEPKAYDGDGRREYEVRVKRCGMITSFFYDHHPLDVVGWKGDLFPFRFHNLDFRAVVSDRNHVPPTAFALFQGPGFVVCNFVPRPAEMERGVSRLPYYHRNMDYDEIGFLHDGTMMGAPMLKATFMVHPRGAVHGPGEQARAMAEQHWDAISYYDLQAVNIDAVRPLTIAPEARAALRSDVQLISGKRDG